Part of the Catalinimonas alkaloidigena genome is shown below.
CGGTGTATACTACGTAAAGCCGAGAATAAGATATAACGAATCAAGGGAGTTTTTTACTCCCTTTTTTTTAGCCTCAATTTCACTCATAATCCCTCACATAATCAATCTTAAGATAATTGGGCCAGAACGTATTTTTATCCGGAGCTTCAGTTCAGGGGCCCTTGAGGAGCACCAAGCACATTTCTTCATCCGGGCAGGAGGATACTATATTCGCGCCCAGTCTGTGTACCATCTGCTTTATCTCTCATTTTAGGAGCTGTCCGATAAGTTGTACAGTGACTATTAAGATGGTCTTCAAAAATAGTTCTATTCCTTCCCTTATACTAAGATCTGTTAATCAGTTTAAAAGCCAGCGCGGGCGAAATTCTGGACAAGAGATTGAGCATACCTACTTTGGCAATCCTGATCTCTTCCTGACGCTTTTCCAGTTTACTCAGCATTTCTTTTACCGCTTTCTGAGGTGAAATCGCCATAGCAGGTGCATTCCCCTCATGCCAGGGCGTATCTACTACAGTCATCTGCACCTCTATGATTCTTACCGGATTTTCCTGCAACTGATGTCTGAGCACCTGGGAAAAAGAATGCAAAGCAGCCTTGCTGGCGTTGTAAATGGGATAAGCAGCTTTAGGAGCATATACTAAACCAGTGGTAATGTTGATGATGGCAGGGTTTACGTTCTTCTCAAGCAGTGGTAAAAACAGTTTACTAAGGGCAATGGGCGCCATCAGGTTAGTCTGAATTTCTGCTTCCGCTTTTTCCATCATAGCTTCATCACATCTAAAGTCCGTGCGGTGGACGATCGCTGCATTATTGACCAGCACATTACATTCAGGATAATTTTCTGCTACCCGCTGATATAAGTTCTGTCGTTCAGTCTGGTGCGCTAGGTCACAAACGAAAATCTCCAGTTCTGGTATGCTCTGCCGTGCCTTTTCCAGTTTGCTTTTAGAACGACCACAAATCAGCACACGATTTCCTTTGCTTGATAATACGCTGGCGAGTTCTAAACCGATACCGGAACTCCCTCCGGTGATCAGGATGGTATTATCCTGTAATTTCATCACTTACACTGTTTTGATTAAACTTATGCAAAAGAAGTGTAGTGAAGATAGAATTGCATTAACCTAGGTTAACGACGCCCATTTTTCTTCGGATTCTGCTGAGGGCTACCGAAGTGATACCCAGATAGGAAGCGATAAGGTGTTGTCTGATTCTCTGGTCCAGTCCGGGATAACGATCCAGAAAAAGCAAATAGCGCTTTTCTGCGTCAAATAGTAGAAACTCTCTTTCCCGCATTTCTTTTATGATAAAGGCTTTTTCCATCATGGCTAGCAGGAACTCATTCCAGCAAGGGTGCTGCGCACGAATGTCATTCCAGGCCTCATAGTCAATGACCAGTATTTCCGCATTTTCCAGCGCTTCTATGGTGAAGTAGGAAGGGATTTCCTGTATCATGGCACTGTAAGAACTCAGGAATAAGCCTTCGGGAAAAAAGCCTTTGGTAAACTCATTGCCCTTTTCATCTACATAAAAGTAACGAAAGAGCCCTGCGTTGACGAAAGCAAATTTGTGAGGCACCTGCCCTTCCCGGATAAAAAGGTCTCCTTTCCTGACTGACTGAGACTTACAAATGCTGAGCAACTTGGTTTCCTGATCTTCAGGTATGTTTGTTATGGCTCGTATTGCTTGTAACATCAATGTATGCATACCGTTTGATTTTGTTATCCGTACAGCTCTGTTAGGACCAGGTGTCGCCATTTCAGAAATCGGGTAGATCTACAAAACTTATATTTCATTAGCTTCAGTCAGAATAATGGCCTCCTGA
Proteins encoded:
- a CDS encoding SDR family oxidoreductase, with the translated sequence MKLQDNTILITGGSSGIGLELASVLSSKGNRVLICGRSKSKLEKARQSIPELEIFVCDLAHQTERQNLYQRVAENYPECNVLVNNAAIVHRTDFRCDEAMMEKAEAEIQTNLMAPIALSKLFLPLLEKNVNPAIINITTGLVYAPKAAYPIYNASKAALHSFSQVLRHQLQENPVRIIEVQMTVVDTPWHEGNAPAMAISPQKAVKEMLSKLEKRQEEIRIAKVGMLNLLSRISPALAFKLINRS
- a CDS encoding Crp/Fnr family transcriptional regulator produces the protein MHTLMLQAIRAITNIPEDQETKLLSICKSQSVRKGDLFIREGQVPHKFAFVNAGLFRYFYVDEKGNEFTKGFFPEGLFLSSYSAMIQEIPSYFTIEALENAEILVIDYEAWNDIRAQHPCWNEFLLAMMEKAFIIKEMREREFLLFDAEKRYLLFLDRYPGLDQRIRQHLIASYLGITSVALSRIRRKMGVVNLG